From one Nymphalis io chromosome 19, ilAglIoxx1.1, whole genome shotgun sequence genomic stretch:
- the LOC126775908 gene encoding uncharacterized protein LOC126775908, whose product MSDSPARPMKYPYTFSAKIAQFPFKFYVQNQWIWRYWMIGIAVASPVFYKIHKMANSPENVSMWAEKKRKEAAAHH is encoded by the exons ATGTCAGACTCTCCCGCTCGCCCTATGAAATATCCCTACACATTTAGCGCCAAGATCGCGCAGTTCCCCTTCAAGTTTTACGTACAGAACCAATGGATCTGGCGTTACTGGATGATCGGAATCGCCGTTGCTTCACCCGTGTTCTACAAGATCCACAAAAtgg CCAACTCTCCTGAGAATGTCAGCATGTGGGCAGAAAAGAAAAGGAAGGAAGCTGCAGCACACCATTAA